From one Streptomyces sp. SCSIO 30461 genomic stretch:
- the sucD gene encoding succinate--CoA ligase subunit alpha, translated as MAIFLTKESKVIVQGMTGSEGQKHTKRMLASGTNIVGGVNPRKAGTTVDFDGTEVPVFGSVAEAVEKTGADVTVIFVPEKFTKDAVIEAIDAEIGLAVVITEGVAVHDTAQFWAHAGAKGNKTRIIGPNCPGLITPGQSNAGIIPADITKPGRIGLVSKSGTLTYQMMYELRDIGFSSCVGIGGDPIIGTTHIDALAAFEADPDTDLIVMIGEIGGDAEERAADFIKANVTKPVVGYVAGFTAPEGKTMGHAGAIVSGSSGTAQAKKEALEAAGVKVGKTPTETAKLAREILAG; from the coding sequence ATGGCTATCTTCCTCACCAAGGAATCCAAGGTCATCGTCCAGGGCATGACCGGCTCCGAGGGCCAGAAGCACACCAAGCGCATGCTGGCTTCCGGCACCAACATTGTCGGTGGCGTGAACCCGCGCAAGGCGGGCACCACGGTCGACTTCGATGGCACCGAGGTCCCCGTCTTCGGCTCCGTCGCCGAGGCCGTCGAGAAGACCGGCGCCGACGTGACGGTCATCTTCGTCCCGGAGAAGTTCACCAAGGACGCGGTCATCGAGGCGATCGACGCCGAGATCGGCCTCGCGGTCGTCATCACCGAGGGCGTCGCGGTGCACGACACCGCCCAGTTCTGGGCGCACGCGGGCGCCAAGGGCAACAAGACCCGCATCATCGGCCCGAACTGCCCGGGTCTGATCACCCCCGGTCAGTCGAACGCCGGCATCATCCCGGCCGACATCACCAAGCCCGGACGCATCGGCCTTGTGTCCAAGTCCGGCACGCTGACCTACCAGATGATGTACGAGCTGCGTGACATCGGCTTCAGCTCCTGCGTCGGCATCGGCGGTGACCCGATCATCGGCACCACCCACATCGACGCCCTGGCCGCCTTCGAGGCCGACCCCGACACGGACCTGATCGTGATGATCGGCGAGATCGGTGGCGACGCCGAGGAGCGTGCGGCCGACTTCATCAAGGCGAACGTCACCAAGCCGGTCGTCGGCTACGTCGCGGGCTTCACCGCCCCCGAGGGCAAGACCATGGGCCACGCGGGTGCCATCGTCTCCGGCTCCTCCGGCACCGCACAGGCGAAGAAGGAGGCCCTGGAGGCCGCCGGCGTGAAGGTCGGCAAGACGCCGACCGAGACGGCCAAGCTGGCGCGCGAGATCCTCGCGGGCTGA
- a CDS encoding VWA domain-containing protein, with product MTAAAADAMQTGDERLRRWRLVLGGGVADGTGCALAGTDVGMDAALGALYGKGNSQERGTGKRSAGLEGSAPNVARWLGDIRTYFPSSVVQVMQRDAIDRLGLSTLLLEPEMLEAVEADVHLVGTLLSLNKAMPETTRETARAVVRKVVDDLEKRLATRTRATLTGALDRSARVNRPRHRDIDWGRTIRANLKNYLPEHRTVIPDRLIGYGRAAQSVKKDVVLCIDQSGSMAASVVYASVFGAVLASMRSIATRLVVFDTAVVDLTDQLDDPVDVLFGTQLGGGTDINRALAYCQSQITRPADTVVVLISDLYEGGIRDEMLKRVAAMKASGVQFVALLALSDEGAPAYDREHAAALAALGAPAFACTPDLFPEIMAAAIEKRPLPIPDMATHQ from the coding sequence ATGACCGCGGCAGCGGCCGATGCCATGCAGACCGGTGACGAGCGCCTCAGGCGCTGGCGTCTGGTGCTCGGCGGCGGGGTGGCCGACGGCACCGGCTGCGCCCTGGCCGGTACGGACGTCGGCATGGACGCGGCACTGGGCGCCCTCTACGGCAAGGGGAACAGCCAGGAGCGCGGCACCGGAAAGCGCTCGGCCGGCCTTGAGGGATCGGCACCCAATGTGGCGCGCTGGCTCGGGGACATCCGTACGTACTTCCCGAGCTCCGTCGTCCAGGTCATGCAGCGCGACGCGATCGACCGGCTCGGCCTCAGCACCCTGCTGCTGGAACCGGAGATGCTGGAGGCGGTCGAGGCCGACGTACACCTGGTCGGCACGCTGCTCTCCCTGAACAAGGCCATGCCCGAGACGACCAGGGAGACCGCCAGGGCCGTGGTGCGCAAGGTCGTGGACGACCTGGAGAAGCGGCTGGCCACGCGCACCCGCGCGACCCTCACCGGAGCGCTGGACCGCAGCGCCCGCGTCAACCGGCCGCGCCACCGGGACATCGACTGGGGCCGCACGATACGGGCGAACCTCAAGAACTACCTCCCGGAGCACCGCACGGTCATCCCCGACCGACTCATCGGTTACGGTCGCGCGGCGCAGTCCGTGAAGAAGGACGTCGTGCTCTGCATCGACCAGTCCGGCTCCATGGCGGCATCGGTGGTGTACGCATCGGTGTTCGGCGCCGTGCTCGCGTCGATGCGTTCGATCGCGACCCGGCTGGTGGTCTTCGACACGGCTGTCGTGGATCTGACGGACCAGCTGGACGACCCGGTCGATGTGCTGTTCGGCACCCAGCTCGGTGGCGGCACCGACATCAACCGCGCGCTGGCCTACTGCCAGTCGCAGATCACCCGCCCCGCGGACACCGTCGTCGTCCTCATCAGCGACCTCTACGAGGGCGGCATACGCGACGAGATGCTGAAGCGGGTGGCGGCGATGAAGGCGTCCGGAGTGCAGTTCGTCGCCCTGCTTGCACTCTCCGACGAAGGCGCTCCGGCGTACGACAGGGAGCACGCGGCGGCGCTGGCCGCACTGGGAGCGCCTGCCTTTGCCTGCACCCCCGACCTCTTCCCAGAGATCATGGCTGCCGCGATAGAAAAGCGGCCCCTGCCCATACCGGACATGGCGACCCATCAGTAA
- a CDS encoding sigma factor-like helix-turn-helix DNA-binding protein: MRRSTPDPAENRENAEKREKGEQHEQGEQHEQGEQGENAEAAEGPKPPPRTGEPATHTKHAAKLPPPKERRRLRESKSLSEEQLAQAVGVTRATVRSWETGRISPRGRKRVAYARLLASYQAELAAKDTPVAQAEREAGWAEATRDQDDRTDDTLVLPKVGTEPPAAAASEAEPGEAARDHEPTPGRATASETTSISAASTHAVEDRVHPHLAQLAAELLHPSPHPVGEPAPRTSEQAFDLLYRRTISCLVRQTYLLTGNREFSLEAVENAFHRAWQRWPEVAVDPDPAGWLRVAAYEYAMSPWHRLRRGHRTEPDRPEGPESPARTGPSASRTLRDALLSLPPSYRRALLLYDGLGLDLPETAAETEASTPAAATRLLNARAAVAERVPELREPDALHEGLAGLAAALPAPEFAPASEMRACSEKRTQFWTRASYGLAAAILGASLLSMIFSGVREATGSPGHSVGGVPSNPGPMAETPDSTELRQLLRDHPLNGPGRLTPCIG; encoded by the coding sequence ATGAGGCGAAGCACCCCGGACCCCGCCGAGAACCGTGAGAACGCCGAGAAGCGCGAGAAGGGTGAGCAGCACGAGCAGGGCGAGCAGCACGAGCAGGGCGAGCAGGGCGAGAACGCCGAAGCGGCCGAGGGTCCCAAGCCGCCACCCAGGACCGGCGAACCCGCCACGCACACCAAGCACGCCGCCAAACTGCCGCCTCCCAAAGAGCGACGCCGACTGCGCGAGTCCAAGTCCCTCAGCGAGGAGCAGCTCGCACAGGCCGTCGGAGTCACCCGGGCGACGGTCCGCTCCTGGGAAACCGGTCGGATCAGCCCGCGCGGACGCAAACGCGTGGCCTACGCCAGGCTGCTCGCCTCGTATCAGGCGGAGCTGGCGGCGAAGGACACGCCCGTCGCCCAGGCGGAGCGGGAAGCCGGCTGGGCGGAGGCCACCCGGGACCAGGACGACCGCACCGATGACACCCTGGTGCTGCCGAAGGTCGGCACGGAGCCACCGGCAGCGGCGGCGAGTGAGGCGGAGCCCGGGGAGGCCGCGCGGGACCACGAGCCGACACCTGGGCGTGCCACCGCGTCCGAGACCACTTCCATATCCGCGGCGAGCACCCACGCGGTCGAGGACCGCGTCCACCCTCACCTGGCCCAGCTCGCCGCCGAGCTGCTGCACCCCTCGCCGCACCCCGTGGGGGAACCCGCACCCAGGACCTCCGAGCAAGCATTCGACCTGCTGTACAGACGCACGATCTCCTGCCTGGTACGACAGACCTATCTGCTCACCGGCAACCGGGAATTCTCCCTGGAGGCGGTCGAGAACGCCTTTCACCGAGCGTGGCAACGCTGGCCCGAAGTGGCCGTCGACCCCGATCCTGCAGGTTGGTTGCGGGTAGCAGCGTACGAGTACGCGATGTCGCCCTGGCACCGGCTCCGCCGCGGCCACCGCACGGAGCCCGACCGCCCCGAAGGCCCGGAGAGCCCGGCACGCACCGGCCCGTCGGCCAGCCGGACGCTCCGCGACGCCCTGCTCTCGCTGCCGCCCTCGTACCGTCGCGCCCTGCTGCTGTACGACGGGCTCGGGCTCGACCTTCCCGAGACCGCCGCGGAGACGGAGGCGAGCACCCCGGCTGCCGCCACCCGGCTGCTGAACGCGCGCGCGGCCGTCGCCGAGCGTGTTCCCGAGCTGCGGGAGCCGGACGCGCTGCACGAAGGACTGGCCGGACTCGCAGCGGCCCTGCCCGCACCCGAGTTCGCACCCGCGAGTGAGATGCGGGCGTGCAGCGAGAAGCGCACGCAGTTCTGGACCCGCGCCTCGTACGGACTCGCCGCCGCCATACTAGGGGCCTCGTTGCTGAGCATGATCTTCAGCGGTGTCCGCGAGGCCACCGGGAGCCCGGGCCACTCGGTCGGCGGGGTGCCGTCGAACCCGGGGCCGATGGCGGAGACTCCGGACAGCACCGAACTGCGTCAGCTGCTCCGGGACCATCCGCTGAACGGACCGGGGCGGCTCACCCCGTGTATCGGTTGA
- the purH gene encoding bifunctional phosphoribosylaminoimidazolecarboxamide formyltransferase/IMP cyclohydrolase produces the protein MKRPIRRALVSVYDKSGLEELARGLHEAGVELVSTGSTAGRIAAAGVPVTKVEELTGFPECLDGRVKTLHPRVHAGILADLRLDAHREQLAELGVEPFDLVVVNLYPFRETVASGASPDECVEQIDIGGPSMVRAAAKNHPSVAVVTSPARYADVLTAVAAGGFDLTARKRLAAEAFQHTAAYDVAVASWFASSYATAEDSGFPDFIGATYRRSNVLRYGENPHQDAALYVTEAGGGLAQAEQLHGKEMSFNNYTDTEAARRAAYDHTEPCVAIIKHANPCGIAIGADVAEAHRKAHACDPLSAFGGVIAVNRPVSVAMAEQVAEIFTEVIVAPGYEDGAVEVLARKKNIRVLRCPAAPAAPVEVKPVDGGALLQVTDRLQADGDDPANWTLATGDALDSAQLAELAFAWRACRAVKSNAILLAKDGASVGVGMGQVNRVDSAKLAVERAGEERAAGSYAASDAFFPFPDGLEILTAAGVRAVVQPGGSVRDEQVVEAAKNAGVTMYFTGTRHFFH, from the coding sequence ATGAAGCGGCCCATCCGGCGCGCGCTGGTCAGCGTCTACGACAAGTCCGGCCTGGAGGAGCTCGCCCGCGGGCTGCACGAGGCCGGGGTGGAGCTGGTCTCCACCGGATCGACCGCGGGCCGCATCGCCGCCGCCGGTGTCCCGGTCACCAAGGTGGAGGAGCTCACCGGATTCCCCGAGTGCCTCGACGGCCGGGTAAAGACACTGCACCCGCGCGTGCACGCCGGGATCCTCGCCGATCTGCGCCTCGACGCGCACCGTGAGCAGCTCGCGGAGCTTGGCGTCGAACCGTTCGACCTCGTCGTGGTGAATCTCTACCCCTTCCGCGAGACCGTGGCCTCGGGTGCGAGCCCCGATGAGTGCGTCGAGCAGATCGACATCGGCGGCCCTTCGATGGTCCGCGCCGCCGCCAAGAACCACCCTTCCGTTGCGGTCGTCACCAGCCCCGCGCGTTACGCCGACGTACTGACCGCCGTCGCCGCCGGCGGCTTCGACCTGACCGCCCGCAAGCGCCTCGCCGCCGAAGCGTTCCAGCACACGGCCGCTTACGACGTGGCCGTGGCGTCCTGGTTCGCGTCCTCGTACGCCACAGCCGAGGACAGCGGCTTCCCTGACTTCATCGGCGCCACCTACCGGCGTTCCAACGTGCTGCGCTACGGCGAGAACCCCCACCAGGACGCCGCGCTGTACGTCACCGAGGCGGGTGGCGGGCTCGCGCAGGCCGAGCAACTGCACGGCAAGGAGATGTCGTTCAACAACTACACGGACACGGAGGCCGCGCGGCGCGCCGCGTACGACCACACCGAGCCGTGCGTGGCCATCATCAAGCACGCCAATCCCTGCGGTATCGCGATCGGCGCCGATGTCGCCGAAGCGCACCGCAAGGCGCATGCCTGCGACCCGCTGTCGGCGTTCGGCGGGGTGATCGCTGTCAACCGCCCGGTCTCCGTGGCGATGGCCGAGCAGGTCGCCGAGATCTTCACCGAGGTCATCGTGGCCCCCGGCTACGAGGACGGTGCGGTCGAGGTCCTCGCCCGCAAGAAGAACATCCGCGTGCTGCGCTGCCCCGCTGCCCCCGCGGCACCGGTCGAGGTCAAGCCGGTCGACGGTGGCGCCCTGCTGCAGGTGACCGACCGGCTCCAGGCGGACGGCGACGACCCGGCGAACTGGACGCTGGCCACCGGCGACGCGTTGGACTCTGCTCAGCTGGCGGAACTCGCCTTCGCCTGGCGCGCCTGCCGCGCGGTGAAGTCCAACGCGATCCTGCTCGCCAAGGACGGTGCTTCGGTGGGCGTGGGCATGGGCCAGGTCAACCGTGTCGACTCCGCGAAACTGGCGGTGGAGCGTGCGGGTGAGGAGCGCGCGGCCGGCTCCTACGCCGCGTCGGACGCGTTCTTCCCCTTCCCGGACGGTCTGGAGATCCTGACCGCGGCGGGCGTCAGAGCCGTGGTACAGCCGGGCGGTTCGGTGCGGGACGAGCAGGTCGTCGAGGCCGCGAAGAACGCGGGCGTGACCATGTACTTCACAGGGACGCGTCACTTCTTCCACTGA
- a CDS encoding DUF6350 family protein codes for MTDRSPAEAVAVQGARPPAVLLTAAVLRGVMAAGLGFGALAVPVTLMWISSPYPDSGPRGALHVASGLWLLAHGAELVRADTLSGAPAPVGVVPLLLVVLPVWAAHRAVRDTLESGAGARGAVGLVLAGVTCGYLTIAAVVAVHSTGGALAAEPLSTAVHLPAVTTLSAAAGAWTACGRPLGPLPDWVPEALCTPRVRIRCVVALRAAGAATATLAGGGALLLGVSLAWHRQSAGESLVWLAADWPGRIAVVVLALTLVPNAAVWGAAFALGPGFALGTGGAAGPLAVTGDPGQLHFPLLAAMPAHGLEAPLMAACAAVPVAAGGVIARCASRAAYAGRAVDGGNRGDGKDGSWGRRETARVALLSAALCAALMALLAAWAGGPLGTGRLAAFGPVWWLTGAAAFVWTAAVGVPAAVGAHTWRMRRESRGDGPVASLREVCSSVSKRAALKLAALERSTGGGTGPELPAAGAEPVPGAGVGAGPGAPEQDGSDSEAVSVSVSGSVSGSASAPDCAGADTHTEPDTETEPGVDAAAGCPHPEGGGGAGAETGSAPAAQSPRPDPDAAPGVRHDRP; via the coding sequence ATGACTGACCGCAGCCCCGCGGAAGCGGTGGCCGTACAGGGTGCCCGGCCGCCCGCCGTCCTGCTCACGGCAGCCGTGCTGCGAGGTGTGATGGCGGCCGGGCTCGGCTTCGGCGCGCTGGCGGTCCCGGTGACCCTGATGTGGATCAGCTCGCCCTATCCGGACAGCGGACCGCGTGGAGCGCTGCATGTGGCCTCCGGGTTGTGGCTGCTGGCGCATGGCGCGGAACTCGTCCGAGCGGACACTCTTTCGGGCGCCCCCGCGCCCGTCGGGGTCGTACCGCTGCTCCTGGTGGTGCTGCCCGTGTGGGCGGCGCACCGCGCGGTGCGTGACACGCTCGAATCGGGGGCAGGCGCCCGAGGCGCGGTGGGGCTGGTGCTGGCCGGGGTGACCTGCGGATATCTGACGATCGCCGCGGTTGTGGCGGTGCACTCCACTGGTGGCGCCCTCGCAGCCGAACCGCTCAGCACTGCGGTGCACCTGCCCGCCGTGACCACCCTGTCGGCGGCGGCAGGTGCCTGGACGGCCTGCGGGCGACCGCTCGGACCACTCCCCGATTGGGTGCCCGAGGCCCTGTGCACCCCCCGCGTACGCATCCGGTGCGTCGTCGCGCTGCGTGCGGCGGGTGCGGCGACCGCGACCCTGGCGGGCGGTGGTGCCCTGTTGCTCGGGGTGTCCCTGGCGTGGCACAGGCAGTCGGCGGGGGAGTCCCTCGTATGGCTCGCGGCGGACTGGCCCGGGCGCATCGCGGTGGTGGTGCTGGCCCTGACCCTCGTGCCGAACGCCGCCGTGTGGGGGGCCGCGTTCGCTCTCGGTCCCGGCTTTGCGCTCGGCACAGGCGGCGCGGCGGGGCCGCTCGCCGTCACGGGAGACCCCGGGCAGCTCCACTTCCCGCTGCTCGCGGCGATGCCGGCGCACGGCCTTGAGGCGCCGCTGATGGCGGCGTGTGCCGCCGTGCCCGTGGCGGCGGGCGGTGTCATCGCCCGGTGTGCGAGCCGTGCGGCGTACGCCGGGCGCGCGGTGGACGGCGGCAACCGGGGTGACGGTAAGGACGGCTCCTGGGGACGCCGTGAGACAGCCCGCGTCGCCCTGCTCTCCGCCGCGCTGTGTGCGGCGCTCATGGCGCTGCTGGCGGCTTGGGCCGGCGGCCCGCTGGGGACAGGGAGGCTGGCCGCCTTCGGTCCGGTCTGGTGGCTCACCGGCGCGGCGGCGTTCGTCTGGACGGCGGCGGTCGGCGTCCCGGCTGCGGTCGGTGCGCACACCTGGCGCATGCGCCGCGAGTCCCGCGGCGACGGGCCGGTGGCTTCGCTCCGCGAGGTCTGCTCGTCGGTGTCGAAGCGGGCGGCGCTGAAGCTCGCGGCTCTGGAGCGGAGCACGGGGGGCGGGACCGGCCCGGAGCTGCCTGCCGCCGGTGCGGAGCCGGTGCCGGGGGCTGGGGTGGGTGCCGGACCGGGGGCTCCGGAGCAGGACGGTTCCGACTCGGAAGCCGTATCCGTATCCGTGTCGGGTTCCGTGTCGGGTTCCGCATCCGCACCCGACTGTGCGGGCGCCGACACGCATACGGAACCCGATACGGAGACGGAACCCGGCGTGGATGCAGCCGCGGGCTGCCCGCATCCCGAAGGGGGTGGGGGCGCGGGTGCGGAGACGGGCTCGGCTCCGGCGGCCCAGAGCCCCAGGCCGGACCCTGATGCCGCCCCTGGGGTCCGGCATGACCGGCCCTGA
- the sucC gene encoding ADP-forming succinate--CoA ligase subunit beta, which yields MDLFEYQARDLFAKHGVPVLAGEVIDTPEAAREATERMGGRSVVKAQVKVGGRGKAGGVKLAGTPDEAVARATDILGMDIKGHTVHKVMIAETAPEIADEYYVSYLLDRTNRTFLAMASVAGGMDIEEVAATTPEKLAKIPVDANDGVDRDKAREIVEAAKFPAEVAEQVAEILVTLWKTFIAEDALLVEVNPLAKLADGRVLALDGKVSLDANAEFRHPEHAELEDKAAANPLEAAAKAKGLNYVKLDGEVGIIGNGAGLVMSTLDVVAYAGENHSGVKPANFLDIGGGASAEVMANGLEIILGDPDVKSVFVNVFGGITACDAVANGIVQALELLESKGEAVTKPLVVRLDGNNAELGRQILDDRNHPLVQRVDTMDGAADKAAELAAAK from the coding sequence GTGGACCTGTTCGAGTACCAGGCGAGGGACCTCTTCGCCAAGCACGGTGTACCGGTGCTGGCCGGTGAAGTCATCGACACGCCTGAGGCGGCGCGCGAGGCGACCGAGCGAATGGGCGGCCGTTCGGTCGTCAAGGCACAGGTGAAGGTGGGCGGCCGCGGCAAGGCCGGTGGCGTCAAGCTGGCCGGCACGCCGGACGAGGCCGTCGCCCGCGCCACGGACATCCTCGGTATGGACATCAAGGGCCACACGGTCCACAAGGTGATGATCGCCGAGACGGCTCCCGAGATCGCCGACGAGTACTACGTCTCGTACCTCCTCGACCGCACCAACCGCACCTTCCTGGCCATGGCCTCGGTCGCGGGTGGCATGGACATCGAGGAAGTCGCGGCGACGACCCCCGAGAAGCTCGCCAAGATCCCGGTCGACGCCAACGACGGCGTGGACCGGGACAAGGCCCGCGAGATCGTGGAAGCCGCCAAGTTCCCGGCCGAGGTGGCCGAGCAGGTCGCCGAGATCCTCGTGACGCTGTGGAAGACCTTCATCGCGGAGGACGCCCTCCTCGTCGAGGTCAACCCTCTGGCCAAGCTCGCCGACGGCCGTGTCCTCGCCCTCGACGGGAAGGTGTCCCTGGACGCCAACGCCGAGTTCCGGCACCCCGAGCACGCCGAGCTGGAGGACAAGGCCGCGGCCAACCCGCTCGAGGCCGCCGCCAAGGCCAAGGGCCTCAACTACGTCAAGCTCGACGGTGAGGTCGGCATCATCGGCAACGGCGCGGGTCTGGTCATGTCGACCCTTGACGTCGTCGCGTACGCCGGTGAGAACCACAGCGGTGTGAAGCCCGCCAACTTCCTCGACATCGGTGGTGGCGCCTCCGCCGAGGTCATGGCCAACGGCCTGGAGATCATTCTCGGCGACCCGGACGTCAAGTCCGTCTTCGTCAATGTCTTCGGCGGCATCACCGCCTGCGACGCGGTCGCCAACGGCATCGTGCAGGCCCTGGAGCTCCTCGAGTCCAAGGGCGAGGCCGTCACGAAGCCGCTGGTCGTGCGGCTCGACGGCAACAATGCGGAGCTGGGTCGCCAGATCCTGGACGACCGCAACCACCCGCTCGTGCAGCGTGTGGACACCATGGACGGCGCGGCCGACAAGGCCGCCGAGCTGGCTGCTGCCAAGTAA
- the purN gene encoding phosphoribosylglycinamide formyltransferase produces MAVARLVVLVSGSGTNLQALLDAIHAYPGGPAGFGAEIVAVGADRDGIAGLERAERAGLPTFVCRVKDHATREEWDRALTEATAAHEPDLVVSAGFMKIVGEAFLARFGGRFVNTHPALLPSFPGAHGVRDALAYGVRVTGCTVHFVDDGVDTGPIIAQGVVHVRDEDDEAALHERIKEVERQLLVDVVGRLARNGYRIEGRKVVIP; encoded by the coding sequence GTGGCCGTCGCCCGCCTCGTCGTCCTGGTCTCCGGATCCGGCACCAACCTCCAGGCGCTGCTCGACGCCATCCACGCCTATCCCGGGGGGCCCGCAGGCTTCGGCGCCGAGATCGTCGCCGTCGGCGCCGACCGCGACGGGATCGCCGGTCTCGAGCGCGCCGAGCGCGCCGGGCTCCCCACCTTCGTGTGCAGGGTCAAGGACCACGCCACCCGCGAGGAGTGGGACCGCGCGCTGACCGAGGCGACCGCTGCCCACGAGCCGGACCTCGTGGTGTCCGCGGGCTTCATGAAGATCGTCGGCGAGGCCTTCCTCGCCCGTTTCGGCGGCCGGTTCGTGAACACGCACCCCGCCCTGTTGCCCAGCTTTCCCGGGGCTCACGGCGTCCGCGACGCGCTCGCGTACGGCGTCAGGGTCACCGGATGCACCGTCCACTTCGTCGACGACGGCGTCGACACCGGTCCGATCATCGCGCAGGGCGTGGTGCACGTACGGGACGAGGACGATGAAGCCGCTCTTCATGAGCGCATCAAGGAAGTCGAGCGTCAGCTGCTCGTCGATGTCGTGGGGCGTCTGGCCCGCAACGGCTACCGCATTGAGGGACGAAAGGTAGTTATCCCGTGA